In Xiphophorus maculatus strain JP 163 A chromosome 2, X_maculatus-5.0-male, whole genome shotgun sequence, one genomic interval encodes:
- the dusp6 gene encoding dual specificity protein phosphatase 6 — protein sequence MLDKLKPVIQLDSVMAISKTVGWLREQLETRRDGLLVMDCRAQELYESSHVETAINVAIPSLMLRRLKKGNLPVRSLLSDGEDRESLVRRCKTDTIVLYDEYSREWNENVDGGSVLGLLLRKMKDEGYKAFYLEGGFSKFQAEFPALCETNLDGSSSSSSSSSSSSSPTTAQVLGLGGLRISSDSSDIESDFDPSSATDSDGSPLSNPQPSFPVEILPHLYLGCAKDSTNLDVLEEYGIKYILNVTPNLPNLFENAGEFKYKQIPISDHWSQNLSQFFPEAISFIDEARGQKCGVLVHCLAGISRSVTVTVAYLMQKLNLSMNDAYDIVKMKKSNISPNFNFMGQLLDFERTLGLKSPCDNRMDPPSQQLYFTTPTNHNVFQLDPLQST from the exons ATGCTCGACAAGCTGAAACCCGTCATCCAGCTCGACTCGGTTATGGCGATCAGCAAGACGGTGGGCTGGCTCCGGGAGCAGCTGGAGACGCGCAGGGACGGCCTGCTGGTGATGGACTGCCGGGCGCAGGAGCTGTACGAGTCGTCGCACGTCGAGACGGCGATCAACGTGGCCATCCCGAGCCTGATGCTGCGCCGGCTCAAGAAGGGCAACCTGCCCGTGCGCTCGCTGCTCTCCGACGGGGAGGACCGAGAGAGCTTAGTGCGCCGCTGCAAGACGGACACCATCGTGCTGTACGACGAGTACAGCCGGGAGTGGAACGAGAACGTGGACGGGGGGTCTGTGTTGGGGCTGCTGCTGAGGAAGATGAAGGACGAGGGGTACAAGGCCTTCTACCTGGAGG GCGGGTTCAGTAAATTCCAGGCAGAGTTTCCAGCCCTGTGCGAAACCAACCTGGAcggctcctcctcctcctcctccagcagcagcagcagcagctctcccACCACGGCCCAGGTCCTGGGCCTCGGCGGCCTGCGCATCAGCTCGGACTCCTCCGACATCGAGTCGGACTTCGACCCGAGCAGCGCCACGGACTCGGACGGCAGCCCGCTGTCCAACCCGCAGCCCTCCTTCCCCGTGGAGATCCTGCCGCACCTCTACCTGGGCTGCGCCAAGGACTCCACGAACCTGGACGTGCTGGAGGAGTACGGCATCAAGTACATCCTCAACGTGACGCCCAACCTGCCCAATCTGTTCGAGAACGCCGGGGAGTTTAAGTACAAGCAGATCCCCATCTCCGACCACTGGAGCCAGAACCTCTCGCAGTTCTTCCCGGAGGCCATCAGCTTCATCG ATGAAGCTCGGGGTCAGAAGTGCGGCGTCCTGGTCCACTGCTTGGCCGGCATCAGCCGCTCGGTGACCGTAACCGTGGCCTACCTGATGCAGAAGCTCAACCTGTCCATGAATGATGCCTACGACATCGTCAAGATGAAGAAGTCCAACATCTCCCCCAACTTCAACTTCATGGGCCAGCTCCTGGACTTTGAGCGCACGCTGGGCCTGAAGAGCCCGTGCGACAACCGCATGGATCCGCCGAGCCAGCAGCTGTACTTCACCACCCCCACCAACCACAACGTCTTCCAGTTGGACCCCCTGCAGTCCACGTGA